A single Methylomonas sp. AM2-LC DNA region contains:
- the fur gene encoding ferric iron uptake transcriptional regulator, whose translation MESQDLRNAGLKVTLPRVKILEILEKQQDDRHMSAEKVYKILLSEGEEIGLATVYRVLTQFEAAGLVNRHHFEGGNSIFEVNKGTHHDHVVCMKCGKVDEFTDDIIEKRQDEIARNLGYKLTDHSLYLYGYCNDCQP comes from the coding sequence TTGGAATCACAGGATTTACGTAACGCTGGTTTAAAGGTCACTTTACCCAGAGTCAAGATTTTAGAAATTCTGGAAAAACAACAGGATGATCGGCACATGTCTGCCGAAAAGGTTTACAAAATCTTATTAAGCGAAGGCGAAGAAATAGGCTTGGCCACCGTTTATCGGGTGCTGACTCAATTCGAAGCCGCAGGATTGGTTAACCGGCATCACTTTGAAGGCGGAAACTCTATTTTTGAAGTAAACAAAGGCACCCATCACGACCATGTTGTCTGCATGAAATGCGGAAAAGTCGATGAATTTACCGATGACATTATAGAAAAACGCCAGGACGAAATCGCCAGAAATTTAGGTTATAAATTAACGGATCACAGTCTTTATCTCTACGGCTATTGCAACGACTGCCAGCCCTAA
- a CDS encoding LysR substrate-binding domain-containing protein, with amino-acid sequence MNLNQLELLRTLLETDFNLSKAAEKMHVVQSAASRQLQLLETELGLPLFERQGKKLTALTPLGIEIMSEVEQINEARKNIKLLADDFIDNRNGSLHIATTHTQAKYLLPGPVQNFRQKFPDIKIYMLQSSPENLINLLYQNKADVAICTEKMQDNEKLIMRPCLEWHHVAIVPKQHALASQNISLELLAKQAILTYSVGFTGRSTLETAFSHAGLSMDITLSASDSDVIKTYVRLGMGVGIIAATAYEPDKDQDLIALSLAHLIPTSVTKIAYLKHLYLPNYCRYFIEQVLNASALKAV; translated from the coding sequence CCAGCTTGAATTACTAAGAACCCTACTCGAAACTGATTTTAACCTGAGCAAAGCAGCGGAAAAAATGCATGTTGTACAATCAGCAGCCAGCCGTCAATTGCAGCTTCTGGAAACCGAATTAGGTTTACCGTTATTCGAACGTCAAGGCAAAAAGCTTACAGCCTTAACACCACTCGGTATTGAAATTATGAGTGAGGTTGAACAAATTAATGAGGCACGTAAGAATATTAAACTGCTGGCTGATGATTTTATCGATAACCGTAATGGCAGTTTACATATTGCCACCACGCACACTCAGGCTAAGTATTTATTACCCGGACCGGTACAGAATTTTCGTCAAAAATTCCCGGATATTAAAATTTATATGCTGCAATCCTCGCCAGAGAATCTAATCAATCTTCTCTATCAAAACAAAGCAGATGTGGCAATATGCACAGAAAAAATGCAAGATAACGAAAAACTCATTATGCGCCCCTGCCTGGAATGGCATCATGTGGCTATCGTCCCCAAACAACATGCTTTAGCCTCGCAAAACATCAGCTTAGAACTATTGGCTAAACAAGCTATTTTAACTTATTCTGTTGGATTTACCGGGCGATCGACCTTAGAAACAGCCTTTAGCCATGCGGGATTAAGCATGGATATTACTTTATCCGCCAGTGATTCGGATGTCATTAAAACCTATGTACGTCTGGGTATGGGGGTGGGCATTATTGCTGCAACGGCATACGAACCCGACAAAGATCAGGATTTAATAGCACTCAGTCTGGCCCACTTAATTCCAACATCTGTCACCAAAATTGCTTACCTAAAACATTTGTATCTACCCAACTACTGTCGATATTTTATCGAACAAGTGCTTAATGCCTCTGCATTGAAAGCTGTTTAG
- the bamE gene encoding outer membrane protein assembly factor BamE, whose translation MNKSVFWLGLIASLTCTACTTVLSNIPGVYKLDIEQGNMIDQSMIDQLRPNMTKRQVQFIMGSPMVVDTFHEQRWDYIYSKEEAGEDRVQKRVSLYFKGDNLQTIQGDFRPSSMPVPKPSTETSIDLPKRELEKSMWQKMADLFGFDPGVDTDDGVTPNSSPQSAKSGKSR comes from the coding sequence ATGAACAAATCTGTATTTTGGCTGGGCTTAATAGCCAGCTTGACGTGCACTGCTTGTACCACTGTGCTCAGTAATATCCCCGGTGTCTATAAGCTGGATATTGAACAAGGCAATATGATTGATCAAAGTATGATAGATCAACTTCGCCCCAATATGACTAAACGGCAGGTACAGTTTATTATGGGTTCGCCTATGGTTGTGGATACTTTCCATGAGCAGCGCTGGGACTATATCTACTCTAAAGAAGAGGCAGGTGAAGATCGCGTGCAAAAACGCGTATCTCTGTATTTTAAAGGCGATAATTTACAGACCATACAAGGTGATTTTCGGCCCAGTTCCATGCCAGTACCCAAACCCTCTACTGAAACCAGTATTGATCTGCCCAAACGCGAATTAGAAAAATCTATGTGGCAAAAAATGGCGGATTTGTTTGGCTTTGATCCTGGTGTTGATACCGATGATGGCGTTACGCCAAATTCATCGCCTCAATCCGCCAAGTCTGGTAAGTCTCGTTAA